The Belonocnema kinseyi isolate 2016_QV_RU_SX_M_011 chromosome 10, B_treatae_v1, whole genome shotgun sequence genome has a window encoding:
- the LOC117181851 gene encoding chymotrypsin-2-like, which produces MKRSIGGLAARVNYQVCLVRAPHGFFWYGGGGSIVSNYYVLTAAHCVDEPPTSYLSIRAGSLYCFSGGSLHTPKQIIKHPGYRGPGTGLLVHDIALIQVIEPLSGPNIAVIPLSGGETPPNTFGTVSGWGKVYGSPYSNMLPEILQASTVPIYSKETCRMYRTSNPFEDQICAGTLTATACHGDSGGPLVYNGAQVGIVSYGPVACGIIPTFFTEVSQYISWIQTYAV; this is translated from the coding sequence ATGAAACGATCAATTGGTGGTCTGGCAGCACGAGTTAATTACCAAGTTTGTCTGGTGCGAGCTCCACACGGATTTTTTTGGTATGGTGGTGGTGGCAGCATAGTTTCAAATTACTATGTTCTCACTGCAGCCCACTGTGTTGATGAACCTCCAACATCATACTTATCAATTCGAGCAGgatcattatattgttttagtGGTGGTAGTCTGCACACGCCAAAGCAAATTATAAAACACCCTGGTTACAGGGGACCCGGTACAGGTTTACTCGTGCATGACATTGCCTTGATTCAAGTCATTGAACCATTATCAGGTCCAAATATTGCAGTCATTCCTCTTTCCGGAGGAGAAACGCCACCAAACACTTTTGGTACAGTCAGTGGTTGGGGAAAAGTCTATGGTAGTCCTTATTCTAATATGTTGCCGGAAATTTTACAAGCTTCAACCGTACCTATTTATAGCAAGGAGACATGTAGAATGTATAGGACAAGTAACCCTTTTGAGGATCAAATTTGTGCTGGAACACTGACAGCAACTGCTTGTCATGGTGATTCTGGCGGTCCTTTGGTTTATAATGGAGCTCAAGTTGGAATCGTGTCTTATGGCCCTGTAGCATGTGGAATAATTCCAACTTTTTTCACTGAAGTTTCGCAGTACATATCTTGGATACAAACCTATGCTGTATAA